AGTTGACCGCCCAGCCGCTCGGCAACGACGTGTCGTTGTCGTGGAGTGCCGGGCAGCACGCCACCGCCTACCAGGTGCGCGCCGGCAACACGTGCGTCGGCATGACGACGGTGGCGGAGCCGACGGCCACCTCGCACAGCGACACGCCCGACGTGGCCGCTGGTGAGTCACGCTGCTACGGCGTGCTCTCCACCCTCGACCAGTGGACGAGCGTGACCGGCAACCCCGCCGTCATCGTGCGCGTGGGTTTCGTGGCCACGTCGGTGGCGATCGTCGAAGGCGCGTGCGGGACCAATGGCTTCCTCGACTGCGGCGACCAGTTCGTGATCGAGCTCAACCAGCCCGCCAATGTCGTGACCCCTGATGCCGTGTGCGCCGAGTCGGGCGCCATCGTGCTCGGCTGCGAAGACAGCGTGGGCACGTTGTCGGGCGGCACCCTCGACGCCGATGCCCGCTACGCCGCCACCTCGTCGTGGTCGAACGGCAACCGCATCCTCACCATCACCGTGGGAGCGCGCACGCAAGGCACCGTCGACCCCACCATGGCGGGCCCGTGGACGCTGACCCCGACCGGCCTCACCTCGGCCACCGGCGACGTAGCGATCTGCGCCACCGCAGGGGACTGCCGGCCGACGACTAGCTGAAGCGGCGCATGTGCACGTTGAGCACGAGGCCCACGGCCGCAAAACCCGCCAAGGTTGCGGAGCCGCCATACGACATGAAGGGCAAGGGGATGCCGGTGATCGGCATGATGCCCATGGTCATGCCGACGTTCTCGAAGATCTGGAACACGAACATGGCCAGCACGCCGACGCACACCAGCGTGCCGCTCAGGTCGCGGGCCAAGGCGGCCGCTCGCCACGTGCGCCAGATGACGACGGCGAACAGGGCCAACAGCAGTCCTGACCCGGCCAGGCCGAGCTCCTCCCCCACCACGGTGAAGATGAAGTCGGTGTGCTGCTCGGGCACGTACGACAGGTTCGTCTGCGAGCCGTTGAACAACCCGGTGCCGGTCAGCCCGCCGTGGGCAATGGCGATCTTCGACTGGTTGAGGTTGTAGGCCGAACGCTGCGTGTCCTCGGTGGGGTCGAGGAACGCCGTCAGCCGCTCGCGCTGGTAGTCCTGCAGGATGCCGAGTTGGAGCACGACCACCACGACGGCCACGCCCATCAGGGCCAGCGCCCCGAGGTGCTGGGGCCGGGCGCCCGCCACCAGCAACATGCCGAGCAGGATGGCCAGGAACACCAGGGCGGTGCCGAGGTCGGGCTGCAGCATGATCAGCCCGACGGGCACGGCGGTGAGCCCCACCACCACGGCAAGCCGCTGGGCGTCGAGGTCGCCGCGGTGCAGTGATGCGTACGCGGCCAGGCAGACGATCAGGGCGATCTTGGCCCACTCCGAGGGCTGGAACTGGAACGACGCCAGTTGGAACCACGCCTGCGAGCCCTTGCTGCTGGAGCCCAAAGGCGTGAGCACAGCGAACAGCAACGCCACCGTGGCCGGGTAGATGAGCGCGGCGCGGTCGCGGAACACGCGGTAGTCGACCAGCGTCATGCCGATCATCACGGCGATCCCGAGCACCACGAAGACCAGTTGGCGATTGAGGAAGTACTCGGGGTCGACTCGTCCCTCGGCCTCCAGCCGCCGGCGGGTGGCGCTGTAGACCATCAACGTCCCCAGGGCCGATATGAGCACGACGGCGACGACGAGCACGAAGTCGACGTGCGCCCACGGGCCCGTGCTCGTGCGGCCCGTGCCCCGGGTGCGCGTGCGACTGGCTACAGCGGCCATCAGTCGACCCCTCCGGCCAACTGCACGTCGCCCACCGGCTTGCCCGCCAGCCCGGCGAAGATACGCCGCGCCACCGGCGCCGCCACGGAACCGCCGAAGCCCGACTCCTCCATGATCACGGAGATGGCGTACTGCGGGGCGTTGGCGGGGCCGAAGCCCGCGAAGATGGCCGTGTCCTGCTTGCCGGTCACCTGGGCGGTGCCGGTCTTGCCCGCCACCGGGAAGCCGTCGAAGCCTGCGAAGGCGCCATGGGCGGTGCCCTTGGGATCGGTGATGGCACCGCGAAGGCCCGCCACGATGGGGGTGCGCACGTTGGCCGGCAGGTCGACCTTGCGGGTGGTGACCGACGGGACTTCGCGCACGACCGTGCCGTCCTGGCGCAGGATGCGCGCCGCCACCTTGGGTTGGTGCACCGTGCCGCCGTTGGCGAACGCCGCATAGGAGACGCCGAGTTGCAGGGGCGTCACCACGGTCTCGCCCTGGCCGATCGACAGGTTGACGTTGTCGCCCGCGAACCAGCGGCCCTCGGGGAAGGCGTCGGGCCGCGCCTCGTGCAACCGCTTGCGGCCCTCGGGATCGGAGATGCGGCCGCGGGCCTCCGACGCCAGCGGGATGCCCGTCTTCTCGCCCAGGCCGAACTCCTTGGCCGTGTCCTGAATGACCGTCTCGCCGTACTGGCTGCGCTGGTTCCAGAACGACGCACCCAACGTGTAGAAGTAGACGTCGGACGACACGGCCAGCGCCCGGGTCACGTTGACCCGGCCCCACGGGTAGCTGCCCGCGTTGCGGAAGGTGCGGTTGCCGACCCGCAGTTCGCCGTGGTCGTCGAAGGTGGTGCGCTCGTTGACAAGGCCCTTGCGCATGGCGGCCGTCGCCGTCACCAGCTTGAAGGTGGAGCCCGGCGCGTACTGGCCCTGCACCACCCGGTTGTTGAGGGGGAAGTAGCTGGCCGGGTCCTGCATCGTGCGGAACACGTCGGGGCTGATGCCATTGACGAACGAGGCCGGGTCGTACGTCGGGTACGACGCCATGGCCAGCACCGAACCGTCGTTGGGGTCGAGCACCACGACGGAGCCCGCGGGCGCCACGAAGTTCTTCTTTGTCTCCCGGTCGGCGTCGCGCCGGGCCGCTTCGAGGCCGCGCACGAGAGACTCCTCGGCCAGGCGCTGCACGTCGAGGTCGATCGTCAGTTGTACGTCGTGGCCTTGCACGGGGGCACGGCGGGCGAGCGTCTGCAATACCCGGTTGGACGAGTCGACTTGGAGCTTGGTGATGCCCTGCTCGCCGCGCAGGTCTTCCTCGTAGGACTGCTCGACGCCCGACTTCCCGATCGACTCGCCCAGCCGATAGCCCTTCTCGTCGCGGCTCTTGAGCTCGGTGTCGTTGATCTCACCGACGTAGCCGAGCAGGTGGGCGGCCAGGGTGCCGTTGGGGTAGGAACGGCGGGCCAGCTTGGCCTCGTCGACGCCGGGGAAGTCGGCGCGGTGCTCCTTGAGGTAGACGATCTTCTCCTCGGGCACGTCCTCGGCCACCGGCACCGGCTTGTAGTGGCTGTAGCGAGGATCGGCGATGCGCTTGACCAGCTCGGCCTCGCTGATGCCGAGCAGGGCGGCCAGGCGCGGGATCACCTCTTGTTCGTGGCCCTTGAGCTCGACCCGGTTGACGGTGATGGCCTCCGACACCCGGTTGTCGACAAGCACCCGGCCTTGCCGGTCGAGGATGCGGCCGCGCGGCGCTTCCTCGAAGACGAGCTTGGCCTCGTTCTGCTCGGCCTGCAGCTGGAACGTCTCGCTGTCGAGCACCTGGAGGTACCAGAGGCGGGCGAAGAGGGCGGCGAAGAGCGAGATGACGACGACGCCGAGCACGGCGAGTCGGAGGCGGCTGTTCTCTGTGGTCATCGGGCGTAGGAACGGTCGGGTTCGAGTCCCGCCATGGCCCACGAGGCCAGGCGCACGGCGGGCAGGGCGAGCACGGCGTTGCCGACGGCGACGACGGCAACGATGGCCGGCACGTCAGCGTCGAGCAGCTGGGTCTGGCCCAGCACGGCGCCGAGCACGACGAACAAGACGATGCCCGCAGCGCTGGCCACGAACGCCGTCACCGGGGTGATCCACCACGACGAGCGGATGAGCGTGGCCTGCAGGGCGCCCACGGCGAAGGCGACGAGGGCGAAGGTGAGGGCCGACAGGCCGAGCGGGGTCTGCACGAACAAGTCGGCCAACAGGCCTACGCCGAAGCCGACAACCGCGCCCGACTCGCTGCCCGCCACGATGGCCACCGCGATGGCGAACAGCAGGAGGGCGTCGGGATGGACGCCGCGGATGCGCACGTCCTGGAAGGCCGAGTACTGCAGCGTGAGGACGAGCAGTACGGCAATCGGCAGGCGGGCCCGGTTCATGCGGCCCGGGGGCTCCACTGGAGGACCTTGACGAAGGTGAGGCGGCTGAGGTCGACGACCGGGTCGACGGTGACCTCCTGCTGCAGTTCCCCGGGGCGAGCCGTGGCCGAGCGCACCTTGCCCACCGGGATCCCCGGCGGGAACACGCTCTGCTGCAAGCCGCTGGTGACCACCACTTCGTCGGGCGGCACCACCGTGGCGGGGTCGATCAGGTCGACGCCGAGGGGCGAGCGTTCGCCTTGGCCGTTGGCCACGCCGATGTCGCCCGACGACACCAGCCGCACGCCGACGCTCGACTCCGCGTCGGTGATCAGCAGCACCGTCGAACGGGTGCGGCTGGCCTCGACCACTCGGCCCACCAGCCCGGCGCCCGACACCACCGGCATGCCTTGGACCACGCCGTCACCAGTGCCGCGGTCGATCTCCAGCGTCAGCTCGAAGTTGTTGGGCGAGAGGGTCACCACGCGGGCGGCCACGGTGGGAATGTCGCCGATGTAGGCGAGCTCCTGCTGGTCGAGCAGCGCCTTCAGCTCGCGCTGGGCGTCCTGGGCCTTCAGCTGTTCGCCGTCGCGACTGGCCAGCTGTTCGCGCAGGCGGGCGTTTTCCGCCTCCAGGTCGCCGTAGTGGACGATGCCCTGCACCACGTCGCCCACCGGTTCGAACACGGCGTCGGCCGCCGAGGTGATCGGCGCGAAGGCGTCGCGGGCGGCACCGCGCACGCTGTCGACCACCCGGGCCCCGCGCTCGTCGAGGGTCAGCAGGGTGACAGCGGTGACGACGAGCAGCAGGAGGGTGAACCGAGGACGAGCAGAGCGTCGATAGACGGCCACGCAGGCCGGCTCCTTAGTGGCCGCTCGAGGAGATGAGGACCTGCTTCAGGGCCTCGAACTCCTCGAGGCACTGGCCGCTCCCGATGGCGACCGAGTGCAAGGGGTTCTTGGCGATGACGATCGGCATGCCGGTCTCGGCCGAGAGGCGGGCGTCGAGGCCGTGGAGCAGCGCGCCGCCCCCGGTGAGGACGATGCCCTGTTCCATGATGTCGGCGGCGAGCTCGGGCGGCGTCTTGTCGAGGGTCACCTTCACAGCATCGACGATGGCCGACAACGGCTCTTCGATGGCCTCACGGATTTCCTCGGTGGTGGTCACGATCGTCTTGGGCAAGCCGGTGATGAGGTCGCGGCCTCGGATCTCGGCGTGCAGCTCCTCTTCCAGGGGGCACGCGGAACCGAGGGCGATCTTGATCTCCTCGGCCGTGCGCTCGCCGAGGGCGAGGCTGTACTCCTTCTTGATGAACTGGATGATGCCGTCGTCGAGCTCGTCGCCGCCGATGCGGATGGACTGGCTGGTGACGATGCCGCCGAGCGAGATGACGGCCACTTCGGTGGTGCCGCCGCCGATGTCGACCACCATGTTGCCGGTGGGCTCGTGGACAGGCAGCCCGGCGCCGATAGCGGCGGCCATGGGCTCTTCGATGATGTAGGCGGGCTTGCGGGCGCCTGCGTACTCGGCGGCCTCCTGCACGGCCCGCTGCTCCACGCCGGTGATGCCCGAGGGCACGCAGATCACCATGCGGGGCTTGGCGAAGCGCCGCTGGTGCACCCGGTGGATGAAGTAGCGCAGCATCTTCTCGCAGATCTCGAAATCGGCGATGACCCCGTCCTTCAGCGGACGGATGGCCTGGATGTGGCTGGGGGTGCGCCCGATCATGCGCTTGGCCTCGGTGCCGACGGCCAAAGGGCGCCCGTCCTTGACGTTGACGGCGACCACCGAAGGCTCGTTGAGGACGATGCCGCGCCCGCGCACGTACACCAGGGTGTTGGCGGTCCCCAGGTCGACGGCCATGTCGCGGCCCAGGAAAGAGGAGAAGAGATTGTCGGACACGCGCAAGACCCTCCCGTGTGAGGCGTGGAGGTCAGCGCTCAAGGCTACGGGCGATTGGTCGGTTTCGCCAACCGCGCCGTAATGTCCGGCGCCTATGGGGGAAATCGGACAGCTGTACGCAGAGGGTCGGGGGCGCACCACCGAGCTGGTCTCGGGGCTGTCGCCCGAGCAAGCGGCGGTGCCGGTGCCGACGTGCCCGCAGTGGTCGGTGCACGACGTGGTGGCGCACCTCGCAGGCGTCTGCAGCGACGTCCTGGCCGGGAACATCGAGGGCGTTGCCAGCGCCCCGTGGACGGCCGCGCAGGTCGAGGCGCGCCGTGACCGGTCCATGGCCGAACTGGTCGAGGAGTGGTCGACGGCGGCCCCGCAGGTCGAGGCCATCGCGCCCTTGTTCCCCGGTCGGGTCGGCACACAGTGGGTGCTCGACATGACCACGCACGAGCACGACATCCGCTGCGCCCTCGGCGCGCCCGGGGCTCGCGACACCGAGGCCATCGGCATGTCGGTGGAGTTCCTCATGGGCGGCTTCGCCGCCACCGTGGTGCGGGCAGGCCTTCCGCCGATCGAGGTGCGGGCCGACGACCAGTCGTGGGTGCTGGGCGGCGAAGGCTCGACTGACCTGGAGCAACTGCTGCTGGGCGCCGAGCCGCCGCTGAACGGCGACGTGGAGCCGGAGGGATCGGTGGAGGCGCCTGCCTTCGAGTGGTTCCGGGCGTTGACCGGGCGCCGTTCTATCGAACAGATCCGGGCCTTCAAGTGGTCGGTCGACCCCGAGCCCTACCTGCAGGCGTTCACGTTCGGACCGTTCCGGCCCGCTGCCGCGCCAATCGTCGAGTAGCCAAGTAGGCCAGGGCACCGACCGGCAGCCAGTAGCCGCGGTACCCGACGCTCACCGTCGCCACGCCGAGGGCGACCACCCCGCCTCTCCAGCTGTCGAGCGATCGTCGGTCACCCCAGAGGGCGGTCAACGCCGCCACCCACACCAGCAGCCACGCCCCGTTCCAGGCGATGTGCGACGCGTCCCCCCAGTCGCCCATGGCTCAGAGGTTCGGGAAGAAGATGCCGATCTCCCGCTCGGCCGACTCGGGGCCGTCGGAGCCGTGCACCAGGTTCTCGCCCATGAGGAGGCCGAAGTCGCCCCGGATGGTGCCG
The sequence above is drawn from the Acidimicrobiales bacterium genome and encodes:
- the rodA gene encoding rod shape-determining protein RodA, producing the protein MAAVASRTRTRGTGRTSTGPWAHVDFVLVVAVVLISALGTLMVYSATRRRLEAEGRVDPEYFLNRQLVFVVLGIAVMIGMTLVDYRVFRDRAALIYPATVALLFAVLTPLGSSSKGSQAWFQLASFQFQPSEWAKIALIVCLAAYASLHRGDLDAQRLAVVVGLTAVPVGLIMLQPDLGTALVFLAILLGMLLVAGARPQHLGALALMGVAVVVVVLQLGILQDYQRERLTAFLDPTEDTQRSAYNLNQSKIAIAHGGLTGTGLFNGSQTNLSYVPEQHTDFIFTVVGEELGLAGSGLLLALFAVVIWRTWRAAALARDLSGTLVCVGVLAMFVFQIFENVGMTMGIMPITGIPLPFMSYGGSATLAGFAAVGLVLNVHMRRFS
- the mrdA gene encoding penicillin-binding protein 2; translated protein: MTTENSRLRLAVLGVVVISLFAALFARLWYLQVLDSETFQLQAEQNEAKLVFEEAPRGRILDRQGRVLVDNRVSEAITVNRVELKGHEQEVIPRLAALLGISEAELVKRIADPRYSHYKPVPVAEDVPEEKIVYLKEHRADFPGVDEAKLARRSYPNGTLAAHLLGYVGEINDTELKSRDEKGYRLGESIGKSGVEQSYEEDLRGEQGITKLQVDSSNRVLQTLARRAPVQGHDVQLTIDLDVQRLAEESLVRGLEAARRDADRETKKNFVAPAGSVVVLDPNDGSVLAMASYPTYDPASFVNGISPDVFRTMQDPASYFPLNNRVVQGQYAPGSTFKLVTATAAMRKGLVNERTTFDDHGELRVGNRTFRNAGSYPWGRVNVTRALAVSSDVYFYTLGASFWNQRSQYGETVIQDTAKEFGLGEKTGIPLASEARGRISDPEGRKRLHEARPDAFPEGRWFAGDNVNLSIGQGETVVTPLQLGVSYAAFANGGTVHQPKVAARILRQDGTVVREVPSVTTRKVDLPANVRTPIVAGLRGAITDPKGTAHGAFAGFDGFPVAGKTGTAQVTGKQDTAIFAGFGPANAPQYAISVIMEESGFGGSVAAPVARRIFAGLAGKPVGDVQLAGGVD
- the mreD gene encoding rod shape-determining protein MreD translates to MEPPGRMNRARLPIAVLLVLTLQYSAFQDVRIRGVHPDALLLFAIAVAIVAGSESGAVVGFGVGLLADLFVQTPLGLSALTFALVAFAVGALQATLIRSSWWITPVTAFVASAAGIVLFVVLGAVLGQTQLLDADVPAIVAVVAVGNAVLALPAVRLASWAMAGLEPDRSYAR
- the mreC gene encoding rod shape-determining protein MreC, whose protein sequence is MAVYRRSARPRFTLLLLVVTAVTLLTLDERGARVVDSVRGAARDAFAPITSAADAVFEPVGDVVQGIVHYGDLEAENARLREQLASRDGEQLKAQDAQRELKALLDQQELAYIGDIPTVAARVVTLSPNNFELTLEIDRGTGDGVVQGMPVVSGAGLVGRVVEASRTRSTVLLITDAESSVGVRLVSSGDIGVANGQGERSPLGVDLIDPATVVPPDEVVVTSGLQQSVFPPGIPVGKVRSATARPGELQQEVTVDPVVDLSRLTFVKVLQWSPRAA
- a CDS encoding rod shape-determining protein, translating into MSDNLFSSFLGRDMAVDLGTANTLVYVRGRGIVLNEPSVVAVNVKDGRPLAVGTEAKRMIGRTPSHIQAIRPLKDGVIADFEICEKMLRYFIHRVHQRRFAKPRMVICVPSGITGVEQRAVQEAAEYAGARKPAYIIEEPMAAAIGAGLPVHEPTGNMVVDIGGGTTEVAVISLGGIVTSQSIRIGGDELDDGIIQFIKKEYSLALGERTAEEIKIALGSACPLEEELHAEIRGRDLITGLPKTIVTTTEEIREAIEEPLSAIVDAVKVTLDKTPPELAADIMEQGIVLTGGGALLHGLDARLSAETGMPIVIAKNPLHSVAIGSGQCLEEFEALKQVLISSSGH
- a CDS encoding maleylpyruvate isomerase family mycothiol-dependent enzyme — encoded protein: MGEIGQLYAEGRGRTTELVSGLSPEQAAVPVPTCPQWSVHDVVAHLAGVCSDVLAGNIEGVASAPWTAAQVEARRDRSMAELVEEWSTAAPQVEAIAPLFPGRVGTQWVLDMTTHEHDIRCALGAPGARDTEAIGMSVEFLMGGFAATVVRAGLPPIEVRADDQSWVLGGEGSTDLEQLLLGAEPPLNGDVEPEGSVEAPAFEWFRALTGRRSIEQIRAFKWSVDPEPYLQAFTFGPFRPAAAPIVE